Proteins encoded in a region of the Mycolicibacterium neoaurum genome:
- a CDS encoding PhoH family protein has product MTPRETTAGPITGPVRSSITVPPDTIVGLLGSADENLRALEGLLTADIHVRGNAITFSGEPADVALAERVVGELVAVLTRGQPLTPDAIRQSVSMLTGGSDASPAEVLTLDILSRRGKTIRPKTLNQKHYVDAIDSHTIVFGIGPAGTGKTYLAMAKAVAALQAKDVNRIILTRPAVEAGERLGFLPGTLTEKIDPYLRPLYDALHDMMDPAAIPNLLAAGVIEVAPLAFMRGRSLNDAFIILDEAQNTTPEQMKMFLTRLGFGSKMVVTGDVTQVDLPGGAQSGLRAASDILAGIDDIHFCRLTSADVVRHRLVSEIVDAYSRHEGQPDLVNRAQRRSSAGRPRR; this is encoded by the coding sequence GTGACGCCCCGCGAGACGACCGCTGGCCCGATCACCGGACCGGTACGAAGCAGCATCACAGTTCCGCCCGACACCATCGTGGGCCTGCTCGGCTCGGCCGACGAGAATCTGCGTGCCCTGGAAGGACTGCTCACCGCCGATATCCATGTCCGCGGTAATGCCATCACCTTCAGCGGTGAGCCCGCCGACGTGGCGCTGGCCGAGCGGGTCGTCGGCGAGCTGGTCGCGGTGCTCACCCGCGGTCAGCCGCTGACCCCGGATGCGATCAGGCAGAGCGTGTCGATGCTCACCGGCGGATCGGATGCCTCCCCGGCCGAGGTCTTGACGCTGGACATCCTGTCCCGGCGCGGTAAGACGATCCGGCCCAAGACGCTCAACCAGAAGCACTATGTCGACGCGATCGACTCGCACACCATCGTCTTCGGTATCGGGCCCGCAGGCACCGGCAAGACCTACCTGGCGATGGCCAAGGCGGTCGCCGCGCTACAGGCCAAGGATGTCAACCGGATCATCCTGACCCGGCCCGCGGTCGAGGCCGGTGAACGGCTGGGCTTCCTGCCCGGCACGCTGACCGAGAAGATTGACCCGTACCTGCGCCCGCTCTACGACGCGCTGCACGACATGATGGATCCGGCGGCCATCCCGAACCTGTTGGCGGCCGGGGTCATCGAGGTCGCGCCGCTGGCCTTCATGCGCGGCCGCAGCCTCAACGACGCGTTCATCATCCTCGACGAGGCGCAGAACACCACACCCGAGCAGATGAAGATGTTCCTGACCCGGCTGGGATTCGGCTCCAAGATGGTGGTCACCGGTGACGTCACCCAGGTCGACCTGCCCGGTGGTGCGCAGTCCGGATTGCGGGCCGCCTCGGACATCCTCGCGGGGATCGACGATATCCATTTCTGCCGCCTCACCAGCGCCGACGTGGTGCGCCACCGGCTGGTGTCGGAGATCGTGGACGCCTACTCGCGCCACGAGGGGCAGCCCGATCTGGTCAACCGTGCGCAGCGGCGCTCCTCGGCCGGTCGGCCGCGACGATGA
- the hrcA gene encoding heat-inducible transcriptional repressor HrcA translates to MGSADDRRFEVLRAIVADFVATKEPIGSKTLVERHNLGVSSATVRNDMAVLEAEGYITQPHTSSGRVPTEKGYREFVDRIDDVKPMSAAERRAILSFLESGVDLDDVLRRAVRLLAQLTRQVAIIQYPTLSTSTVRHLEVVALTPAKLLLVVITDSGRVDQRVVELGDAIDDHQLSQLRERLGGALEGKPLSAASVAVADLASTLDGHGGLGDAVGRAATVLVETLVEHTEERLLLGGTANLTRNTADFGGSLRSVLEALEEQVVVLRLLAAQQEAGKVTVRIGHETEAEQMLGTSVVSTTYGSSGKVFGGMGVVGPTRMDYPGTIANVAAVALYIGEVLGTR, encoded by the coding sequence ATGGGTAGTGCCGATGACCGTCGCTTCGAGGTATTGCGAGCCATCGTCGCCGACTTCGTCGCCACCAAGGAGCCGATCGGATCCAAGACGCTTGTGGAACGCCACAACCTCGGCGTATCGAGTGCCACGGTCCGCAACGACATGGCCGTGCTGGAAGCCGAGGGGTACATCACCCAGCCGCACACCAGTTCCGGCCGGGTGCCCACCGAGAAGGGCTACCGGGAGTTCGTCGACCGTATCGACGATGTGAAGCCGATGTCGGCCGCCGAGCGCCGGGCGATCCTGAGCTTTCTGGAAAGCGGGGTGGACCTCGACGACGTGTTGCGCCGTGCGGTCCGACTGCTGGCCCAGCTCACCCGGCAGGTGGCCATCATCCAGTACCCGACGCTGTCGACATCGACGGTCCGCCACCTCGAGGTCGTGGCGCTGACACCGGCCAAGCTGCTGCTGGTGGTCATCACCGACAGTGGCCGCGTCGATCAGCGGGTGGTCGAGTTGGGCGATGCCATCGACGATCATCAGCTGTCCCAGCTGCGCGAGCGTCTCGGCGGGGCGCTGGAGGGCAAGCCGCTGTCGGCGGCCTCGGTGGCGGTGGCCGATCTGGCGAGCACCCTCGACGGTCACGGCGGCCTCGGTGACGCGGTGGGCCGGGCCGCCACGGTGCTGGTGGAAACCCTCGTCGAACACACCGAGGAGCGCCTGCTGCTGGGCGGCACCGCCAATCTCACCCGCAACACCGCGGACTTCGGTGGCTCCCTGCGCTCGGTGCTGGAGGCACTGGAAGAGCAGGTGGTGGTGCTGCGGCTGCTCGCGGCGCAGCAGGAGGCCGGTAAGGTCACCGTGCGTATCGGGCATGAGACCGAGGCCGAGCAGATGCTGGGGACGTCGGTGGTCAGCACCACCTACGGCAGCTCGGGCAAGGTGTTCGGCGGTATGGGTGTGGTCGGTCCCACACGGATGGACTATCCGGGAACGATCGCCAACGTCGCCGCAGTTGCTCTCTACATAGGTGAAGTTCTGGGCACCCGATAG
- a CDS encoding DUF998 domain-containing protein — protein MSLLAGKRVRSAAALWTLGAGGYFAAEALAAAALPGYRYDADYISTLGNPAVSPRAGWMNAAFALQGLCFAVAALLATHRWRRRRWFCAFAAANGIGNITIAIVHSGQGNTWHVIGAGLAIIGGNAAALTGAGWSAPRWYRGTSGLLGLTGLACLAVTVLGAAPTGAWERAAVYPIFAWQLMTAGYLLSRFGQAGNGSSMS, from the coding sequence ATGAGTCTGCTCGCCGGCAAAAGGGTGAGGTCGGCCGCGGCGCTGTGGACCCTCGGGGCCGGCGGATACTTCGCGGCCGAGGCGCTGGCCGCCGCGGCGCTGCCGGGATACCGCTACGACGCGGACTACATCAGCACCCTGGGCAACCCGGCCGTCTCACCACGCGCGGGGTGGATGAACGCGGCGTTCGCCTTGCAGGGTCTCTGTTTCGCCGTGGCGGCCCTGCTGGCCACCCACCGATGGCGGCGGCGCCGCTGGTTCTGCGCGTTCGCGGCGGCCAACGGGATCGGCAACATCACGATCGCGATCGTGCACAGCGGGCAGGGCAACACCTGGCATGTCATCGGCGCGGGGTTGGCGATCATCGGCGGTAATGCCGCGGCCCTGACCGGCGCCGGGTGGTCAGCCCCGCGGTGGTACCGCGGCACCTCGGGACTGCTCGGCCTCACCGGGCTGGCATGTCTGGCAGTCACCGTGCTCGGTGCGGCACCGACCGGGGCGTGGGAACGCGCGGCCGTGTACCCGATCTTCGCCTGGCAGTTGATGACGGCGGGTTACCTGCTGAGCAGGTTCGGTCAGGCCGGCAACGGGTCGTCCATGTCGTAG
- a CDS encoding 16S rRNA (uracil(1498)-N(3))-methyltransferase, protein MRSLFYVDALPDVGALAVVDGDEGHHAATVRRTRVGEELDLSDGAGTLAHVVVEEVAKGRLAARVLAVAEVARARPLVTVVQALPKSERSELAVELATEAGADAFLAWQAGRCVARWESPAKIDKGLARWAAVARAAARQSRRPRIPAVEAMMSTKDLLARVAGTPTLVLHESASVGIAEALPAGVEELMLVIGPEGGIAPDELAALTEAGAQPVRLGPSVLRTSTAAAVALGAIGVLSSRWDLQN, encoded by the coding sequence ATGCGGAGTCTGTTCTACGTCGACGCGCTGCCCGATGTCGGAGCACTGGCGGTGGTCGACGGTGACGAGGGTCATCACGCGGCCACCGTGCGGCGCACCCGCGTCGGCGAGGAACTCGATCTCAGCGACGGTGCAGGCACCCTCGCGCATGTCGTCGTCGAGGAGGTTGCCAAGGGCCGGTTAGCGGCCCGGGTGCTGGCCGTCGCCGAGGTGGCGCGGGCACGGCCGCTGGTGACCGTCGTGCAGGCGTTGCCCAAGTCCGAGCGTTCCGAACTGGCGGTCGAACTGGCCACCGAGGCCGGCGCGGACGCCTTCCTGGCCTGGCAGGCCGGTCGCTGCGTGGCCCGCTGGGAATCACCGGCCAAGATCGACAAGGGCCTGGCTCGCTGGGCGGCGGTCGCCCGCGCGGCGGCCCGGCAGTCGCGGCGCCCACGCATCCCGGCCGTCGAGGCGATGATGTCCACCAAGGATCTGCTCGCCAGGGTCGCCGGAACCCCGACCCTGGTGCTGCACGAGTCGGCGAGCGTCGGTATCGCCGAGGCCCTGCCGGCCGGTGTCGAGGAGTTGATGCTGGTGATCGGGCCGGAGGGTGGGATCGCCCCGGATGAGTTGGCCGCGTTGACCGAGGCCGGTGCGCAACCGGTGCGGCTCGGCCCGTCGGTGCTGCGCACCTCCACGGCCGCTGCCGTCGCGCTCGGTGCGATCGGTGTCCTCAGCAGTCGCTGGGACCTGCAGAACTAA
- the dnaJ gene encoding molecular chaperone DnaJ, with protein MARDYYGLLGVSKGASDSEIKRAYRKLARELHPDVNPDEAAQARFTEIQVAYEVLSDPEKRRIVDLGGDPMENAAAGGGGFAGGFGGLGDVFEAFFGGGAGSRGPIGRVRPGSDSLLRMRLTLAECATGVTKQVTVDTAVLCDLCQGKGTHGNSKPQTCGTCHGQGEVQTVQRSLLGQVMTSRPCPVCGGVGETIPDPCHRCGGDGRVQARREISVKIPAGVGDAMRVRLAAQGEVGPGGGPAGDLYVEVHEQQHEVFVRDGDDLHCTVTVPMFDAALGTTVTVDAILDGPIELEIPAGTQPGAVTTLRGHGMPHLRSGVRGNLHAHVEVLIPTRLDHTDTELLTKLKEHRSRDVAEVKSANGSAAGAAGGLFSRLRETFSGR; from the coding sequence GTGGCACGCGATTATTACGGCCTGCTCGGTGTGAGCAAGGGCGCCAGTGATTCGGAGATCAAGCGCGCCTACCGCAAGCTGGCCCGTGAACTGCATCCCGATGTCAATCCCGATGAGGCGGCGCAGGCGCGGTTCACCGAGATCCAGGTCGCCTACGAGGTGCTCTCCGATCCGGAGAAGCGCCGCATCGTCGACCTCGGCGGTGATCCGATGGAGAACGCGGCCGCCGGCGGTGGCGGATTCGCCGGTGGTTTCGGCGGCCTCGGCGATGTCTTCGAGGCCTTCTTCGGCGGCGGCGCCGGCTCACGAGGACCGATCGGCCGGGTCCGTCCCGGCTCGGACTCGCTGCTGCGGATGCGCCTGACACTGGCCGAATGCGCGACCGGGGTGACCAAGCAGGTCACCGTCGACACGGCGGTGTTGTGCGATCTGTGCCAGGGCAAGGGCACCCACGGCAATTCCAAGCCCCAGACCTGCGGCACCTGCCACGGTCAGGGTGAGGTGCAGACCGTGCAGCGTTCACTGCTGGGTCAGGTCATGACGTCGCGGCCGTGCCCGGTCTGCGGCGGCGTCGGCGAGACCATCCCGGATCCGTGCCATCGCTGCGGTGGTGACGGTCGTGTGCAGGCCCGCCGCGAGATCAGCGTCAAGATTCCGGCAGGCGTCGGCGACGCGATGCGGGTGCGGTTGGCCGCCCAGGGTGAGGTCGGCCCCGGCGGTGGCCCCGCGGGCGACCTCTATGTCGAGGTGCACGAACAACAGCACGAGGTGTTCGTCCGTGATGGTGATGATCTGCACTGCACGGTCACCGTGCCGATGTTCGATGCGGCGCTGGGGACGACGGTCACCGTCGACGCCATCCTCGACGGCCCGATCGAGCTGGAGATCCCGGCGGGCACCCAGCCTGGCGCGGTGACGACCCTGCGCGGGCACGGCATGCCGCATCTGCGCTCGGGGGTGCGCGGCAACCTGCACGCCCATGTCGAGGTGTTGATCCCGACCAGGCTCGACCACACCGATACCGAGCTGCTGACCAAGCTCAAGGAACACCGCTCGCGTGATGTGGCGGAGGTGAAGTCGGCCAACGGTTCGGCCGCCGGTGCAGCCGGCGGGCTGTTCAGCCGGCTGCGCGAGACCTTCTCCGGTCGGTGA
- a CDS encoding MbtH family protein, translating into MSNNPFDDEDGVFFVLINDEEQYSLWPTFADVPAGWRVVFGESTRADCLAYVEENWNDLRPKSLRDAMS; encoded by the coding sequence ATGAGCAACAATCCATTCGATGACGAGGACGGCGTCTTCTTCGTGCTGATCAACGACGAAGAGCAGTACAGCCTCTGGCCGACGTTCGCCGATGTGCCCGCGGGCTGGCGGGTGGTGTTCGGGGAGAGCACCCGCGCCGACTGCCTGGCCTATGTCGAGGAGAACTGGAACGACCTGCGGCCCAAGAGCCTGCGCGACGCCATGTCCTGA
- the mbtG gene encoding NADPH-dependent L-lysine N(6)-monooxygenase MbtG, with protein sequence MTKTLAVIGAGVKAIAVAAKAAELRAMGVPAPEVVAIERTAVAANWQAAGGWTDGQHRLGTGPEKDIGFPYQSALVARRNAELDERMMRHSWQSYLVSTGQFAEWIDRGRPAPTHKRWSQYLTWVASNIGMRVRTGDVTEIGLQDTDDAIRWELGTREGVVHADALMITGPGQAERSLLPGNPRVLSIAQFWHRAAQNELISADRVAVIGGGETAGTMLDELFRHRVSTITVISPQVTLFTRGEGFFENSLYSDPIHWAGLTPAEKRDAMNRTDRGVFSVRVQDALLADDRIRHLRGRVAHAVARDERIRLTLQTDRGGERLETVHGFDLVIDGSGANAMWFVPLLRQEALDVLELGLGGPLTPDSIAEAIGYDLSVDDVDPKLFLPGLAGLTQGPGFPNLSCLGRLSDRVLGSDLFATPAAQTDNRRKAHEQQSIR encoded by the coding sequence ATGACCAAGACCCTTGCCGTCATCGGTGCCGGGGTGAAGGCCATCGCGGTGGCGGCCAAGGCCGCCGAGCTGCGGGCGATGGGTGTGCCCGCCCCCGAGGTGGTGGCGATCGAGCGCACCGCGGTGGCGGCCAACTGGCAGGCGGCCGGCGGCTGGACCGACGGCCAGCACCGGCTGGGCACGGGACCGGAGAAGGACATCGGTTTCCCGTATCAATCCGCACTCGTCGCGCGACGCAACGCTGAACTCGACGAGCGGATGATGCGGCACAGCTGGCAGTCCTATCTCGTCTCGACGGGGCAGTTCGCCGAATGGATCGACCGTGGCAGGCCGGCGCCGACGCACAAACGATGGAGTCAGTACCTGACGTGGGTGGCGAGCAATATCGGGATGCGGGTGCGCACCGGCGATGTGACCGAGATCGGGCTGCAGGACACCGACGACGCGATCCGTTGGGAGCTGGGCACCCGCGAGGGCGTCGTGCATGCCGACGCGCTGATGATCACCGGTCCAGGGCAGGCCGAGCGGTCTCTACTGCCGGGCAATCCGCGGGTGCTCTCGATCGCGCAGTTCTGGCACCGGGCCGCTCAGAACGAGCTCATCTCGGCCGATCGCGTCGCCGTCATCGGCGGAGGCGAGACGGCAGGCACCATGCTCGACGAGCTTTTCCGGCACCGGGTTTCGACCATCACGGTGATCTCACCGCAGGTCACGCTGTTCACCCGCGGTGAGGGCTTCTTCGAGAACTCGCTGTACTCCGATCCGATCCACTGGGCCGGGCTGACACCTGCCGAGAAACGCGATGCGATGAACCGCACCGACCGGGGGGTGTTCTCGGTGCGGGTGCAGGACGCGCTGTTGGCCGATGACAGGATCCGGCACCTGCGCGGACGAGTCGCGCATGCCGTCGCCCGCGACGAGCGGATCCGCCTCACCTTGCAGACCGACCGCGGCGGCGAGCGACTGGAGACGGTGCACGGTTTCGACCTGGTCATCGACGGGTCCGGCGCCAACGCCATGTGGTTCGTCCCGCTGCTGCGACAGGAGGCGCTCGACGTGTTGGAGCTCGGACTGGGCGGACCGCTGACACCCGACAGCATCGCCGAGGCCATCGGTTATGACCTGTCGGTCGACGATGTCGACCCGAAGTTGTTCCTGCCCGGACTCGCCGGGTTGACCCAGGGCCCCGGATTCCCCAACCTCAGCTGCCTGGGCCGGTTATCCGACCGGGTACTGGGATCCGACCTTTTCGCCACCCCCGCAGCACAGACCGACAACAGGAGGAAAGCCCATGAGCAACAATCCATTCGATGA
- a CDS encoding type II toxin-antitoxin system VapB family antitoxin, translated as MIFKGVRDGKPYPEHGLSYRQWAQIPPRQIRLDELVTTTTVLALDRLLSEDSTFYGDLFPHAVRWQGIIYLEDGLHRAVRAALRNRTVLHARVYDMDDPLPA; from the coding sequence GTGATCTTCAAAGGTGTCCGCGACGGAAAGCCGTATCCCGAACACGGCCTGTCCTACCGGCAGTGGGCGCAGATCCCGCCCCGGCAGATCCGGCTCGACGAGTTGGTGACCACGACCACCGTGTTGGCCCTGGATCGGTTGCTGTCGGAGGACTCCACGTTCTACGGCGATCTGTTCCCGCACGCCGTGCGCTGGCAGGGAATCATCTACCTCGAGGACGGGCTGCACCGCGCCGTGCGCGCCGCATTGCGCAACCGGACCGTCTTGCATGCACGCGTCTACGACATGGACGACCCGTTGCCGGCCTGA